The proteins below come from a single Corylus avellana chromosome ca3, CavTom2PMs-1.0 genomic window:
- the LOC132175639 gene encoding phosphoacetylglucosamine mutase-like codes for MNEDQRSLLLSSSSRFPLPQGVRLSYGTAGFRADAALLESTVYRVGILAALRSLKMDGSVIGVMLTASHNRVSDNGVKIADPSGGMLSQSWEPFADALANAPTSQHLLQLITKFVEKENIPLEGVRRAEIMLGRDTRPSGESLLEAAKQGISSILGAVAIDMGIVTTPQLHWMVRARNKGIKASELDYFEQLSSSFRCLVGLIPSGSKISEVDEKLVVDGANGVGGEKLEVLRKVLDGMVVEIRNSGKDGGVLNEGVGADCVQKEKFAPSGFGSQDVGLRCASLDGDADRLVYFSVPSKSCNKIDLVDGDKILSLFAIFIKEQLNTLSKEGSENTSSSYHARLGVVQTAYANGASIDYLKMLGLEVVFTPTGVKYLHEKAAEYDIGIYFEANGHGTIIFSESFLCWLEARYQELSSVSKGSEQQKAALRLLAVSKLINQAVGDALSGLLLVEAILQHMGWSIQRWSELYKDLPSRQLKVKVVDRTAVITANAETVVVRPLGFQEAINAETAKHPRGRSFIRPSGTEDVIRVYAEASTQEAADSLANSVARLVDQFLGFGSSQK; via the exons ATGAATGAAGACCAACGCTCCCTCCTCCTCAGCTCCTCCTCTCGCTTCCCTCTTCCCCAAG GGGTGAGGTTATCATACGGTACGGCGGGGTTCAGGGCTGATGCGGCGCTGCTAGAATCGACAGTGTACAGAGTGGGGATCCTAGCAGCACTGAGGTCGCTGAAGATGGATGGATCGGTGATTGGGGTGATGCTCACGGCCTCGCACAACAGGGTCTCGGATAACGGAGTCAAAATCGCTGATCCAAGTGGTGGAATGTTGTCCCAGAGCTGGGAGCCCTTCGCTGACGCCCTTGCCAATGCCCCCACTTCCCAGCACCTTCTCCAA TTGATAACCAAATTTGTGGAGAAAGAAAACATCCCGTTGGAGGGAGTAAGGCGGGCCGAGATAATGTTGGGGAGAGACACAAGGCCTAGTGGGGAGTCTCTACTTGAAGCTGCTAAACAA GGAATCAGTTCAATTCTTGGAGCAGTTGCCATTGATATGGGAATTGTGACAACCCCACAACTACATTGGATGGTGCGTGCGAGAAATAAGGGCATAAAAGCATCAGAACTTGATTATTTTGAACAACTATCGAGCTCGTTCAG GTGCTTGGTCGGTTTGATCCCAAGTGGAAGTAAGATAAGTGAGGTGGATGAAAAATTGGTTGTTGATGGGGCTAATGGTGTGGGTGGAGAAAAGCTTGAAGTTTTGAGGAAAGTGTTGGATGGTATGGTTGTTGAGATTCGTAATTCTGGGAAAGATGGAGGTGTGCTCAATGAAGGTGTTGGTGCTGATTGTGTGCAGAAGGAGAAGTTTGCTCCAAGTGGCTTTGGTTCCCAGGACGTTGGACTAAG GTGTGCTAGTTTAGATGGGGATGCTGATCGACTGGTATATTTTTCTGTGCCATCAAAAAGTTGCAATAAGATTGATCTTGTTGATGGGGACAAGATATTATCTTTATTTGCTATCTTCATCAAGGAGCAACTAAACACTCTCAGCAAGGAGGGTAGTGAAAATACGAGCAGTAGTTATCATGCTCGTCTTGGTGTTGTACAGACAGCATATGCGAATGGAGCATCAATAGATTACCTCAAAATGTTGGGCTTAGAAGTTGTGTTTACTCCAACAGGAGTCAAATACTTGCATGAGAAAGCAGCTGAGTATGATATTGGGATCTATTTTGAGGCTAATGGCCATGGAACCATCATATTCTCCGAATCTTTCCTATGTTGGTTAGAGGCCAGATATCAGGAGTTGTCTTCGGTATCTAAAG GTTCAGAACAGCAAAAGGCTGCTTTGAGACTATTGGCAGTCAGTAAGTTGATTAACCAAGCAGTTGGAGATGCTCTGAGTGGCTTGCTCTTGGTGGAGGCCATTTTGCAACATATGGGGTGGTCAATACAGCGGTGGAGTGAGCTTTATAAGGATCTACCAAGTAGGCAACTTAAG GTAAAAGTTGTGGACAGAACTGCTGTAATCACAGCAAATGCAGAAACTGTGGTCGTGAGGCCCCTTGGCTTTCAAGAAGCCATTAATGCTGAGACCG CAAAACACCCTCGAGGCCGATCTTTCATACGGCCATCTGGTACCGAGGATGTGATACGTGTGTATGCAGAAGCATCCACGCAGGAAGCAGCTGACAGCCTAGCAAACTCTGTAGCAAGACTTGTGGACCAGTTCCTTGGGTTTGGCAGTTCTCAAAAGTAA
- the LOC132176166 gene encoding large ribosomal subunit protein uL14x/uL14z/uL14y-like, with amino-acid sequence MSLGLPVAATMNCADNTGAKNLYIISVKGIKGRLNRLPSACVGDMVMATVKKGKPDLRKKVLPAVIVRQCKPWRRKDGVFMYFEDNAGVIVNPKGEMKGTVIMKSILVILILYCPSANNIIVVVMIIVIILATIIIIITKILITIQF; translated from the exons ATGTCACTGGGTCTTCCAGTGGCAGCAACTATGAATTGTGCAGACAACACTGGGGCCAAGAACCTTTACATTATCTCTGTGAAGGGTATCAAGGGTCGCCTCAACCGCCTGCCGTCAGCATGTGTTGGCGACATGGTTATGGCAACTGTCAAGAAAGGGAAGCCTGATCTCCGAAAGAAGGTCTTGCCCGCTGTTATTGTGAGGCAGTGCAAGCCGTGGCGCCGAAAGGATGGTGTTTTTATGTACTTCGAAG ATAATGCTGGTGTTATCGTCAACCCCAAGGGCGAAATGAAAGGTACAGTCATCATGAAGTCAATTCtagttattttgattttgtacTGTCCAAGCGCAAATAATATAATAGTAGTAGTAATGATAATAGTTATTATACTTgcaacaataattattattataacgAAAATACTAATAACAATTCAATTCTAG